TCCTCGCGACGAATCTTCCGCAAAAACCGCTTGATCCTTGAACAACTCTAACCTcgatcgccgcctccaccgcccccGCGAGGTGGGCGAAGGTGACCTCTACCGAGCAACGCTTGCCTGGCCTTGCCTTCGACCTAACCCACCCAACCATGCAATTTGGCCCCATTGTTTCATACACAATGTATCTGGCACTCAACACCTTATCCCTATCAGATTGCGTTTTCCCCCTAACCTTGAGATCGACTTCGAATTCGATACGCTGGGAGCAGTTGATTGCACGGATAGGTCCTGTCAAGACGAAAGACGGGTCCTGCAAATTAAACATCCAGGTTATTTGGTTTAAAACTAGTAGCAAACATATATTGTTGTAGCAAATATTGTTTCATTCACAAGCAATATCGACATGATATATTCGCTGAAGTAAACCATTTAGAACTTCGATCAGCAACCCAAGCAATCGATGTTATAGAGAATGTAGCATCGATGGTTAAAATCTAGGTGAAATTTCATCTATAGATCGATATCTGAAATACTCAAGTATCCATTAAAAAAGAAGTGATCAAAATAGGcccttttttaattttattcttCAGCAACAATGGCATGAAATATTTAACTACAATGAACCACTTGCAAATAGCATATGCAAGATCAACAGCAGGACATATATGTAGTTTCAGTTCAGTTAGATTATAACCTCTTATGTGTTGTTGAATCCGTATCAATTGTCAATGTTTCGGTCCGGAAAAGATTGTTTTCCTCCCCACTTCGAAATCTCAATTCACCACAAACAAAGTCGGTGTTCAATATCgcaaattttattattaaaaagttTCGGATGGACCGACCCATAGATCGACACAAAATTTTGAAGTACCCTCCCTGAGTAGTTACAAATTTGAGCATATTTTCGCCCATATCCAAAGAAATATTCCCTATCACGAGGGACTGAAAATAATGAAATTTCACTCTGAGACGTAGTGAACCCTACATTTTCACAATTTATTATaagtatatattcatatatagtatACCTCCGCGGTGAGCGTCTGGGCATCGCCCCTCGGGCGATTGAAGATGTAGTTGCGCTTGCGGTCGAGCCCATCGCGCGCCGCGACGAAGCCGAAGACGTCGATCGGCCACTCCAATCCGCCCGTGAGGTCGATCACCCTGCACGAGTACACCTCCACGCAGGGGGATATCCGCGCCCCCGGCGTGCGGAACGTCGGGCCCCTAGCTGCAGcaaattgcaaaagaaaaaaaagagatcaaaTTAGAGAGATTATTATATCGATCGTGTTTTGACCTTCTTCTCCCCtggattatttatatatattcgaTTATGATCCAGAtcgaattaattaattgttgctAAGATTTCAGGAATTAACAGAAAAATTAATACTACTTACTGACGTCGTCGATCTTGCAGCCGTAGTAGTCCCACAACCACTCGAAGAATACGCGGTACTCGTACGGGTTGGGttcggagtcgtcgtcgtcgtcgtcgtcgacggcgacgagctgcctcttcgcctcgccgtcgccggcaacggcgacgtcgaggatcgccgccgccgcctccgaaaCGCACGTCTCCGCGGGCATTATTGTTGCAGATCGATCGACAGACGAGTGGACGACAGGCTCGGTCGCTCGAGTCGGTTCGTTGATCggtccgttttttttttctcctttatctttagaaaaaaaatagtatcagAGTTTCCTTTTACTAAAACTAACACCGAGTTTCCTTTTACTAAAACTAAcacccgtgcattgcaacgtgATGTTCAAATAATatgggagtggattctaatccatcgaggggatatcccctcgtatacctttttctttcaaattcgatgcaaatagttgtgaaaaattctgaaaaaaattgacaatatagagtataatgatacctactagtctaccaaaattcatgttcaaattcgatctacacatcgagaaacaaaaaagacaaatttagatataaacagtacgctactattcatacgctgaatttgtcttttttatatctcgacgtgtgagttgagtttggacttaagattttgtggagttgcatatatacattgtatgaatgttgtcaaatttttctagaatttttcaagacttaaataaagagataaattaaatgtttgattagaaggagtcatctaaatactcattcgTTGCATGCTTGTATTTACTcattgattttgtaacatccaaaatgatttaatttcttcttggTCTTAGTGACAAAAATAATAGGTTacaacttttgtggatggaggaagtataatatttttattctttgcttcttctttttctcatgTATATATGTGGCAGCAGAAGCAAAATATGATTATTAGCATTCTTCTTCTATGGTGAATTCACCTACTAGagcttattatttatttatgcaaTAAGTTCACCTGATGTCCCTTAATTTgccaacgaatccgattttcatcctttaaccagaaaaccagatGCAACGGGttcctcaactgtcaaaaccggtgtaatATGGGTCCCATTGCGGTTTGAACAACGGTTTTAGCTtacgtgacgcctacgtggcaaaattgacccggtcttcatctgacgtggcattgatgtggcaatttgatttggaaattaataaaaaagactgaccccacatgtcagttacaccaaaataattaattaaaaaatggtggaccccacgtgggccccacatgtcattcactttcctcctcttcttcttcctctctccccatctcccctctcttcatctctctcccctctcctctatCCATCTCCAAGAGCCGGCGGTTCGGCGACGCAGCCggccggtggcagcggcggagcaAGGGATGACCTCGGGGACGAGGACGCCGGGAAGCTGCGCCTTGACGGGGACGCTGACAATGAGCGCCTGGGTGTAGACGATGAGGAAGGCAAAGAGGAGGTTGGTGGCGACGCCGGCagagacgacgaggaggcggtcAGGCGGGAAGCTGGGCCATCGTCGGGGAAGCCGACGTACCCCCCAAGCGGGATGGCACGGAGCGCGTATTCGACGGGGCTGAGGTGGAAGCGCGCGAGGGCCTGGCCGAAGCCGACGAAGAACTGGAAGACGTGGATGCcgccggaggtggcggcgacgaagtGGACCAACTCGTGGACGAGGACGATGGTGGCGAGGAcggagacggcggaggcgaCTGACTTGACATGGCTAGGACGTCGGATGGGGGGTCGCCGCCGTATCGCTGGCCGCCGAACCTCCCGTGACACCGCATCGCTGAACCTCCGCGTCACCTCAACGTCTTGTTCTTGAGTGTGCTCCTCTACCACAACCCGGGAAGAAGTC
The nucleotide sequence above comes from Oryza glaberrima chromosome 11, OglaRS2, whole genome shotgun sequence. Encoded proteins:
- the LOC127755406 gene encoding uncharacterized protein LOC127755406, with amino-acid sequence MPAETCVSEAAAAILDVAVAGDGEAKRQLVAVDDDDDDDSEPNPYEYRVFFEWLWDYYGCKIDDVTRGPTFRTPGARISPCVEVYSCRVIDLTGGLEWPIDVFGFVAARDGLDRKRNYIFNRPRGDAQTLTAEDPSFVLTGPIRAINCSQRIEFEVDLKVRGKTQSDRDKVLSARYIVYETMGPNCMVGWVRSKARPGKRCSVEVTFAHLAGAVEAAIEVRVVQGSSGFCGRFVARTDGYDDDVVLVDSSNDGSVLAVADDGVIKLTRSVAVVESTGVLKIHAIIARNDSSSSGDDGVGVAAEDHAEFAAQRFESSCRTLDLGFCKMLATVSWSMIPLI